Genomic window (Chondrocystis sp. NIES-4102):
GGGATTTATGCACGGGTTAAAGTTGATGATCAATTAATTTTTAAAACAGTGAATAATTCCCAAGTATTTAAACTGGCTATGACAGAAGCTAAGTTATTGTCAATGGCACAAACTGGGAATTTTTATAGTTATATTGCGGGAGTAGCCTATCAGGCTAAGGTTCATTATCAAGTAGGTGGTTTGAAGATTGATAATTACTTAATGGATTTACCATTAAAAAAGGGTTTATCTTCAAGTGCAGCAATTTGTGTTTTGGTAGCTAGGGCTTTTAATCAGCTTTACAAATTAGGTTTAGCGATCGCGGAAGAAATGGAATTGGCTTATCAAGGGGAAAGAACTACCGCAAGTCAATGTGGCAGATTAGATCAAGCTTGTGCCTATGGTAATCAACCAATTCTGATGACTTTTGAAGGTAATAGTCAGACAGTAAAACCGTTAATGGTTGGTCGAGATCTGTATTTAGTTATTGTCGATTTGGCTGGTTCAAAGGATACCCGTAAAATCTTATCTCAACTCCATCAATGTTATCCTGTGGCACAAAGTCCTTGGCAAGCACAGGTGCAAAATTATTTAGGTAATATTAACCAGAATCTTGTGCAACAAGCTGTTAAGGCAATTGAAGCAGGGGATGCAGTGGAAATAGGTAATTTAATGTCTCAAGCACAAGGGGAATTTGATCGCTATCTTATTCCTGCTTGTCCATCAGAACTAAATGCACCCAGGTTACACCAATTACTGGATCATCCACCGCTACAACCTTATATTTACGGAGGTAAGGGGGTAGGTTCTCAAGGAGACGGCACAGCACAAATAATCACACCTAATTCAGATACGCAAGCAAAAGCTATAGAGATTATTGAGCAGGATTTTCCATCAATGAAATGTTATCCGTTAAATATTGCTAATACTAATTCAGATTAAGCTAAATTTTTACATCCATATAATCAGACCTTAATTCAAACTTTACTTACCGCTAATTGTGTACCAGTAGAATTGCTGAGATGGCTTAAGCATCAAGTGAAACACTTAAAAGTAATTCTCCAAATCAATGAGTTATAAGAAAAAAGGCTGGAAAGCAGCAGGTATTATGGTTGCTACTGCTGTATCTGTAGCTTTAATAGCCCCTGCCGTTAAATCTCAAAGTAGTCCTACTATTAAAATTGATGGTTCTAGTACCGTATATCCTATCACTGAAGCTGTTGCCGAAGAATTCCAGATTCAAAACCAAGGTGCAACACAAGTAACTGTGGGTGTATCTGGTACTGGCGGTGGATTTAAAAAATTCTGTTCAGAAGATGAAGCGGTACGCACAGATATTTCTAATGCTTCGCGTCAAATAGAAGAAGACGAAATAGCTGCCTGTGAAGCTGCAGGTGTGGAATATATTGAAATTCCTGTAGCCTATGATGCTCTAACTGTGGTTGCTCATCCCGACAACCCAATTGAGAGTATGACAGTTGAAGAACTAAATAAAATTTGGGGCCCTGAGTCTGAAGGTGAAATCACTAATTGGAGTCAAGTTAATCCCCAATGGCCTGATGCAGAATTTTCTTTATTTGGCCCAGGTGCTGATTCTGGAACTTTTGATAGCTTTACCAAAGAAATTAATGGTGAAGAAGGTGCAAGCCGTACCGATTATACTCCTAGCGAAGACGATAACGTTTTAGTTCAGGGTGTATCTAGTGATCCTAATGGGTTGGGCTATTTTGGATATTCCTATTATCAAGAAAACAAAGACCAATTAAAAGCGATCGCGATCGATAATGGCAACGGTGCTGTAATTCCCTCGGAGGAAACTGTCCGTGATGGTTCTTATCAACCTTTATCGCGTGTAGTTTATATCTATGTTAACGCTGCTTCGGCGGATAAACCTGAAGTTGCAGGATTTGTGGACTTTTATTTAACTAATGCGGAAGCTTTAGTACCTGAAGTCGGTTCTGTTCCTTTGACTGCCGAAGAATACCAACAAGGAATTGCTCGTTTTCAAAACAAGGAAACTGGGACAACTGCTGCTGCTGAATAATTTTTAAGTGGGATAGAGGAGGTATAAAAGTAGTGTATCTTAACTATTTTTACCTTCTGCTACGCCCATACTTCAATTGCCAGAAATGATTATAGGTTACGCAATGGCACAAACAATTATAAAATCGACAAATAAACAGCAATATAAACCAAAACTAGATCGACAAATTAGAGAAAAAATTATTGAATTAGTTTTATTTCTGGCTGCTTCTTCTTCCGTTGCTACTACTATTGCAATTCTTTATATTTTAATTAAAGAGTCTTTTTTGTTCTTTCAACAAATTCCCATACTAGATTTTTTGACAGGCACAAAATGGACACCATTATTTGTTAATCCAGAGTATGGCATATTACCTTTACTTTCAGGTACTCTAACCAGTTCAATTGTAGCTTTAACCGTGGCTATTCCTTTAGGTACGATCGCTGCTATTTATTTAAGTGAATTTGCATCTAAACAAGTGAGGGAAATAGTTAAACCAGCTTTGGAATTATTGGCTGCTATTCCAACAGTAGTTTATGGATACTTTGCTTTATTGTATGTAACTCCCTGGCTACAAAGTTTCTTACCAAAATTGCCAGGATTTAATCTTTTGTCCGCAGGTTTGGTAATGGGGTTAATGATTATGCCGTTTATTAGTTCCATTAGTGAAGATGCCATGAGTGCTGTACCTGTTGGTTTAAGGGAAGGTTCTTATGCAATGGGAGCGACAAAATTACAAACAGCCTTAAAAGTTGTTTTTCCTGCTGCCATCTCAGGTATTAGTTCTTCTTACA
Coding sequences:
- a CDS encoding phosphate ABC transporter, inner membrane subunit PstC; translated protein: MIIGYAMAQTIIKSTNKQQYKPKLDRQIREKIIELVLFLAASSSVATTIAILYILIKESFLFFQQIPILDFLTGTKWTPLFVNPEYGILPLLSGTLTSSIVALTVAIPLGTIAAIYLSEFASKQVREIVKPALELLAAIPTVVYGYFALLYVTPWLQSFLPKLPGFNLLSAGLVMGLMIMPFISSISEDAMSAVPVGLREGSYAMGATKLQTALKVVFPAAISGISSSYILGTSRAVGETMIVAIAAGLRPNLTWNPLEQAATITAYIVQVSLGDLPHGTIAYETIFAAGLTLVLMTLLLNIIGYFLAKKYREIY
- a CDS encoding GHMP kinase, with amino-acid sequence MTQFFNKITDLFIPGRLCLFGEHSDWAAEYRQVNPRIAPGYAVVVGTNQGIYARVKVDDQLIFKTVNNSQVFKLAMTEAKLLSMAQTGNFYSYIAGVAYQAKVHYQVGGLKIDNYLMDLPLKKGLSSSAAICVLVARAFNQLYKLGLAIAEEMELAYQGERTTASQCGRLDQACAYGNQPILMTFEGNSQTVKPLMVGRDLYLVIVDLAGSKDTRKILSQLHQCYPVAQSPWQAQVQNYLGNINQNLVQQAVKAIEAGDAVEIGNLMSQAQGEFDRYLIPACPSELNAPRLHQLLDHPPLQPYIYGGKGVGSQGDGTAQIITPNSDTQAKAIEIIEQDFPSMKCYPLNIANTNSD
- a CDS encoding phosphate ABC transporter periplasmic phosphate-binding protein, producing the protein MSYKKKGWKAAGIMVATAVSVALIAPAVKSQSSPTIKIDGSSTVYPITEAVAEEFQIQNQGATQVTVGVSGTGGGFKKFCSEDEAVRTDISNASRQIEEDEIAACEAAGVEYIEIPVAYDALTVVAHPDNPIESMTVEELNKIWGPESEGEITNWSQVNPQWPDAEFSLFGPGADSGTFDSFTKEINGEEGASRTDYTPSEDDNVLVQGVSSDPNGLGYFGYSYYQENKDQLKAIAIDNGNGAVIPSEETVRDGSYQPLSRVVYIYVNAASADKPEVAGFVDFYLTNAEALVPEVGSVPLTAEEYQQGIARFQNKETGTTAAAE